The Erigeron canadensis isolate Cc75 chromosome 4, C_canadensis_v1, whole genome shotgun sequence genome window below encodes:
- the LOC122595900 gene encoding protein FLX-like 3: protein MSRNRYPRDVHETRHGYPPVGPPHETRHGYPPVGPPSRGLIARPMPPHPAILEEELEMQHHEIRRLLSENRKLVEDRVALQRELGAAREELRRMNNAVGDIQVETERSSRQLIEKGLKLEADLRASEPLKKEAAQLHSEVKRLSSIRHDLTGKVQMLKKELAKLQIDNDQLPGLRVEHEKVLQELMHARDAIDYEKKGGIELMEQRQAMEKNLVSMAREVEKLRAELTNTDVGPWIAGGSYGMQFGSSDGRFSSYRDGYDTHLGAADTGSFYGSSSASRSGLEKSRITRR, encoded by the exons ATGTCGAGGAACCGTTATCCCCGTGATGTACACGAAACAAGGCATGGTTATCCGCCGGTAGGGCCGCCACACGAAACACGGCATGGTTATCCGCCGGTAGGTCCACCTTCTCGTGGCCTGATAGCTCGTCCTATGCCACCTCATCCTGCTATATTAGAGGAAGAACTAGAAATGCAGCATCATGAAATCCGGAGGCTGTTGAGTGAAAATAGGAAGTTAGTTGAAGACCGAGTTGCTCTGCAACGAGAATTAGGTGCTGCAAGGGAAGAACTAAGACGGATGAATAATGCGGTAGGTGATATTCAAGTGGAAACTGAAAGGAGTTCGAGGCAGCTTATTGAAAAGGGTTTGAAACTAGAAGCTGATCTTCGTGCTAGCGAGCCTTTGAAAAAGGAGGCTGCGCAACTTCATTCAGAAGTCAAGAGATTAAGCTCCATAAGGCACGATCTTACTGGGAAGGTCCAAATGCTGAAAAAAGAACTTGCAAAATTGCAAATAGATAACGACCAACTTCCCGGTTTGAGAGTAGAGCACGAGAAAGTACTTCAGGAGCTTATGCATGCCAG AGATGCTATTGATTATGAGAAGAAAGGAGGTATAGAACTGATGGAACAAAGACAAGCAATGGAGAAGAACTTGGTTTCTATGGCCCGAGAAGTGGAGAAGCTCCGTGCAGAACTTACAAATACGGATGTTGGACCTTGGATTGCTG GTGGTTCATATGGGATGCAATTTGGCAGTTCAGATGGTCGTTTTTCTTCTTATCGCGATGGATATGACACTCATCTG GGTGCTGCTGACACGGGTTCATTTTATGGTTCAAGTTCTGCATCAAGGTCTGGGCTTGAGAAATCTCGCATCACTCGCCGTTGA